In a single window of the Candidatus Hinthialibacter antarcticus genome:
- the galU gene encoding UTP--glucose-1-phosphate uridylyltransferase GalU, with protein MKNPANAVGIGEVRKAVIPAAGLGTRFLPATKVQPKEMLPIIDKPTIQFVIEEVVESGITDVLIITGKGKRAIEDHFDRSWELENSLESSGKWDIHQSITELSNLANIHYIRQKDAKGLGDAIYYAKQHVAGEPFVVLLGDTIVGSKTPCTKQLMDFYRTWRCPVIGVEKVPREKVVNYGIIKGKPIEDRTIMVDDLIEKPDVESAPSDYAVGGRYILTADIFDYIEKTPPGKLGEIQLTDALRLMCKDQKMYAYQFEGKRHDIGNRLDYLKTTIEFALQREDLREDFIKFIQNDLPRMVETGAFEEAPIELRKPKGNRAED; from the coding sequence ATGAAGAATCCAGCCAACGCAGTTGGTATTGGCGAAGTCCGTAAGGCCGTGATTCCCGCCGCAGGGTTGGGTACGCGCTTTTTGCCTGCCACTAAAGTTCAACCCAAAGAAATGCTGCCGATCATTGATAAACCGACGATCCAGTTTGTTATTGAAGAAGTGGTTGAATCGGGCATCACAGATGTTTTGATTATTACGGGTAAGGGCAAGCGCGCCATCGAAGACCATTTCGACCGTTCCTGGGAACTCGAAAATTCCCTGGAAAGTTCGGGCAAGTGGGACATCCATCAGAGCATTACCGAGTTGTCGAATCTCGCGAACATCCACTACATCCGCCAGAAAGACGCCAAGGGCTTAGGCGACGCCATCTATTACGCCAAGCAGCACGTCGCGGGAGAACCCTTCGTCGTCTTGTTGGGCGATACCATCGTTGGTTCTAAAACGCCATGCACCAAACAACTGATGGACTTCTATCGCACATGGCGCTGTCCAGTGATCGGCGTGGAGAAAGTCCCGCGCGAAAAAGTGGTCAACTACGGCATTATCAAGGGCAAGCCCATCGAAGACCGCACCATTATGGTCGATGATTTAATTGAAAAACCCGATGTGGAATCGGCCCCGTCTGATTACGCCGTTGGTGGACGCTACATTCTGACGGCGGATATTTTTGATTACATCGAAAAAACGCCGCCGGGTAAATTGGGCGAAATTCAATTGACGGACGCACTGAGGCTGATGTGCAAAGACCAAAAGATGTACGCCTATCAGTTCGAAGGCAAACGCCACGACATCGGCAACCGCTTGGACTATTTAAAAACAACCATCGAATTCGCTTTGCAGCGTGAAGACCTACGCGAGGATTTCATTAAGTTCATTCAAAATGACTTGCCCCGCATGGTTGAAACGGGCGCCTTTGAAGAAGCGCCCATTGAATTACGAAAACCCAAGGGCAACCGGGCCGAAGACTAG
- a CDS encoding ATP-binding protein, which translates to MKSFSMIGGNVKKILGQLPSMDNLPDADPDQRCPLCDGYGHIIDEKGARPCECVKKDVILNTLEDSRVPKRFLNESLETFSHSNTKLRACLSDAKKYVENYSRENAQGLYIYGPTGVGKTHIAIGILKALVEKGHSGVFYNIVDLLDAIRATYDPQNNTAPKGQIEERLQRQILVLDDFGVQKTSSWVADRLYALINRRYQDCKTLIITSNLEYDNLKMRVDPALSSRIISMCRVIEVRGADFRNSRAAVKRPG; encoded by the coding sequence ATGAAATCATTTTCTATGATTGGCGGCAACGTCAAAAAAATACTGGGGCAACTCCCGTCTATGGACAATCTGCCTGACGCGGACCCGGACCAACGCTGTCCCTTATGCGACGGCTACGGGCACATTATTGATGAAAAAGGCGCGCGCCCGTGTGAGTGCGTCAAAAAGGATGTCATTCTCAATACGCTCGAAGACTCCCGCGTCCCAAAACGCTTTTTGAATGAATCACTGGAAACCTTTTCGCATTCCAACACCAAACTACGCGCCTGCCTGAGCGACGCAAAAAAGTATGTCGAAAATTATTCACGCGAAAACGCTCAAGGGCTATATATCTACGGCCCCACCGGCGTTGGCAAAACTCACATTGCCATTGGAATTTTGAAAGCGTTAGTTGAAAAAGGGCATAGCGGCGTTTTTTATAACATTGTTGATTTGCTTGACGCCATCCGCGCAACCTATGACCCTCAAAACAACACAGCGCCCAAAGGGCAAATCGAAGAACGCTTGCAACGGCAAATTTTGGTCTTGGACGACTTTGGCGTTCAAAAAACCTCATCGTGGGTCGCCGACCGTTTGTATGCGCTCATCAACCGCCGCTACCAAGATTGCAAAACGCTCATCATCACCTCAAATTTAGAATACGATAATCTCAAAATGCGCGTTGACCCCGCTTTATCCTCCCGTATTATTTCCATGTGCCGGGTGATTGAAGTGCGCGGCGCCGATTTTCGCAACAGCCGAGCGGCCGTCAAACGCCCGGGCTGA
- a CDS encoding radical SAM protein — protein MKILLLNPPADKPYLRDYYCSHTAKGYYYWHPYDLVVQSGVLARHFEVEYLDANVLKLSNEAAAERIWRIKPDGIVFLTGGVCYKEDLAFLESLRIPKSVAVVGTGDVMVSKGRELMTRHRWLAGVLLNFTSHSLDPFFKAWNADKGEIETSDPIPNILFRKGDEFIRGVDPGNRYYTFPLPRYDLIPNSKYRIPHGRRRVFASFLTDFGCPYRCNFCFNGKWTHKLRDIDNAIQELHYLKTLGIHELWIKDLTFGVTRTHTVEFLERMLAENLKFDWVTLSRVDVMDEELLTLMARAGCHTIQFGVESADQGILNSIEKDIEPERVRQTFALCRKLGIRTLAHFILGLPGETEDTAKGTIEFTQQLDPDFLSINVAAPRMGTDLRAEAIKKGWVDKNVDSVDNSSASAFPQMQIGSIAGERVIELRNQAIRDFHLRPSYLWRKAADVRTPREAWRAMQNGYTLLKSTLHKPTLQEIMDGEG, from the coding sequence ATGAAGATTCTGCTTCTCAACCCGCCCGCCGATAAGCCGTATTTGCGCGATTATTATTGCAGCCATACGGCAAAAGGGTACTACTATTGGCACCCCTACGACCTCGTCGTGCAGAGCGGCGTACTGGCGCGGCATTTTGAAGTGGAGTATCTCGATGCAAACGTATTGAAACTCTCGAATGAGGCCGCCGCAGAACGCATCTGGCGCATCAAACCAGACGGCATCGTCTTTTTAACGGGCGGCGTTTGCTACAAAGAAGACCTCGCCTTTCTTGAGAGCCTACGCATCCCGAAATCCGTCGCGGTGGTTGGGACCGGCGACGTGATGGTCAGTAAGGGCAGGGAACTAATGACCCGCCACCGCTGGCTGGCAGGCGTGTTGCTCAATTTCACTTCGCACAGCCTCGATCCATTTTTCAAAGCCTGGAACGCCGACAAAGGCGAAATTGAAACCAGCGACCCGATTCCAAATATTCTGTTCCGCAAAGGCGACGAATTTATTCGCGGCGTTGATCCCGGCAACCGTTATTACACGTTCCCCTTGCCGCGATATGACCTGATCCCAAACTCGAAATATCGAATCCCCCACGGCAGGCGGCGCGTATTTGCCTCCTTTCTGACCGACTTCGGCTGTCCCTATCGTTGCAATTTCTGCTTCAATGGAAAGTGGACGCACAAACTGCGCGACATTGATAACGCCATTCAGGAACTTCATTACCTCAAGACGCTCGGCATCCATGAACTGTGGATTAAAGACCTGACCTTTGGCGTCACCCGCACCCATACCGTCGAATTCCTGGAACGCATGTTGGCGGAAAATCTGAAATTCGACTGGGTCACGCTTTCGCGCGTTGACGTGATGGATGAAGAACTGCTGACGCTGATGGCGCGGGCGGGCTGCCATACCATTCAATTTGGGGTTGAATCCGCTGACCAGGGCATATTGAATTCGATTGAAAAAGATATCGAGCCGGAACGCGTACGTCAGACATTTGCCTTATGCCGCAAGTTGGGCATCCGTACTTTGGCGCATTTCATTTTGGGATTGCCCGGCGAAACCGAAGACACCGCCAAGGGCACCATCGAATTCACACAGCAACTCGATCCCGATTTTCTTTCCATCAACGTCGCGGCGCCGCGCATGGGGACCGACTTGCGAGCGGAGGCAATCAAAAAAGGCTGGGTGGATAAAAACGTAGATAGCGTTGATAACTCCAGCGCGAGCGCGTTTCCGCAAATGCAGATTGGTTCGATTGCCGGCGAGCGAGTGATTGAATTACGCAACCAGGCGATTCGCGACTTCCACCTGCGCCCATCGTACCTGTGGCGCAAAGCCGCTGACGTACGCACCCCGCGCGAAGCCTGGCGCGCCATGCAAAACGGCTACACCTTGCTCAAATCCACTCTCCATAAACCTACGCTGCAAGAAATCATGGACGGCGAAGGGTAA
- a CDS encoding methyltransferase domain-containing protein, giving the protein MTNQNIQSILEQAQQYADEGNLQLVEQTLNDGLAHNPASAELMGHLGYFYYQQKRWRRAEVLLKAMTKTGDADENAQQLLHEIQKHILSCPRVNFTTHTSAHNTYYALAFPFLILSLKLCELFTKQSYFSLSRFINTLKPAPAKTQQACLAYHKAREILIASNAMPFQQRGARILDLGAGNNSLPVYWSRFGAEVIALDGSMYGFPSLRGIQHRDGGSAQFICGDVTRLPFCDSSFNGVSALCMIEHLPYDADKTAMREIYRILKPGGVAAITVEGNREHFEEWIELPYEIGFQIGNEHQQIEELFCRNYSEKTLNERLIQSAEWETLSSGFYDDCCIPFRNYFNRLQPSISRAVMRPFQPLLSLMFYRLAQKTDTLSPSSIGFAVLRKPL; this is encoded by the coding sequence ATGACAAACCAGAATATCCAATCAATTCTTGAGCAAGCGCAGCAATATGCTGATGAGGGGAACCTTCAACTCGTTGAACAAACGCTGAATGACGGACTCGCGCACAATCCCGCTTCGGCGGAACTGATGGGGCATCTAGGATATTTTTACTATCAACAAAAGCGCTGGCGCCGCGCAGAAGTTTTGCTCAAAGCAATGACCAAAACAGGCGACGCCGATGAGAATGCTCAACAGTTGCTCCATGAAATACAAAAACATATTTTATCTTGCCCAAGAGTGAATTTCACTACACACACTTCAGCGCACAACACGTATTACGCTCTCGCATTTCCATTTTTAATTCTAAGTTTAAAACTCTGTGAATTGTTTACGAAGCAATCATATTTTTCTTTGAGTCGCTTTATCAATACGCTCAAACCAGCGCCCGCAAAAACCCAACAAGCCTGCCTTGCCTATCACAAAGCGCGTGAAATATTGATTGCCTCCAATGCAATGCCGTTTCAGCAACGCGGCGCCCGCATCCTAGACCTTGGCGCGGGAAACAACAGCCTGCCCGTCTACTGGTCTCGATTCGGGGCTGAGGTCATTGCGCTGGATGGCTCGATGTATGGATTTCCCTCGTTGCGCGGTATTCAACATCGCGACGGCGGCAGCGCGCAATTTATATGCGGGGACGTCACACGCTTGCCATTTTGCGATTCATCGTTCAATGGAGTTTCGGCCTTGTGTATGATCGAACATCTTCCTTATGATGCAGACAAAACCGCAATGCGTGAAATCTACCGCATTCTCAAACCCGGCGGCGTTGCAGCGATTACCGTCGAAGGCAACCGCGAGCATTTTGAAGAATGGATTGAACTGCCCTATGAAATCGGCTTCCAGATCGGCAATGAACATCAGCAGATCGAAGAACTGTTCTGCCGCAATTATTCAGAGAAAACTCTGAACGAACGTCTCATTCAGTCGGCGGAATGGGAAACGCTTTCTTCCGGCTTTTATGATGATTGCTGCATTCCATTTCGCAACTATTTCAATCGGCTGCAACCCTCAATTTCCCGGGCGGTAATGCGCCCCTTTCAACCGCTGCTTAGCCTGATGTTCTACCGACTGGCGCAAAAAACCGATACACTATCGCCTTCCAGCATCGGCTTTGCTGTTCTGCGCAAGCCTTTGTAA
- the epsC gene encoding serine O-acetyltransferase EpsC, whose product MIFRAIHSDFKACMDNDPAARGFWGGMEVLFTYAGFHALLLHRIAHVLHTNIHLPFLPRVISQVNRFFTGIEIHPGAKIAHGVFIDHGMGVVIGETAEIGEGCVLFQGVTLGGTGKETGKRHPTLDQNVMVSAGAKVLGNIHLGENVKIGAQAVVLKDVPPNCTVVGVPGRIVIRDGQRVVSATGKRGVDLDHTHLPDPIMERLEQLTKEIEKVQHEIENHHKTLPEIVPTHSASDNADE is encoded by the coding sequence ATGATCTTCCGGGCAATTCATTCAGACTTTAAGGCTTGCATGGACAATGATCCCGCCGCCAGAGGGTTTTGGGGCGGAATGGAAGTCTTATTTACCTACGCGGGTTTTCATGCGCTGCTGTTGCATCGCATTGCGCATGTTCTTCATACAAATATCCACTTGCCGTTTCTTCCAAGAGTGATTTCTCAAGTGAACCGCTTTTTCACTGGTATTGAAATCCACCCCGGCGCGAAAATCGCCCACGGCGTTTTCATCGATCACGGCATGGGCGTCGTCATTGGCGAAACGGCTGAAATTGGCGAAGGCTGCGTTTTGTTCCAGGGCGTCACCTTGGGCGGGACAGGCAAAGAAACCGGCAAGCGCCACCCGACCCTTGACCAGAACGTCATGGTCAGCGCGGGCGCAAAAGTTCTAGGCAACATTCATCTCGGTGAAAACGTAAAAATCGGTGCGCAAGCGGTGGTCTTAAAAGACGTTCCGCCAAACTGCACAGTGGTCGGCGTCCCGGGGCGCATCGTCATTCGCGATGGACAACGCGTCGTCTCAGCGACCGGCAAACGCGGCGTGGATTTAGACCATACGCATCTCCCCGATCCAATCATGGAACGCCTGGAACAATTAACCAAGGAAATCGAGAAGGTACAACACGAAATAGAAAACCATCACAAAACGTTGCCTGAAATTGTTCCTACTCACTCCGCCTCTGACAATGCCGATGAATGA
- a CDS encoding glycosyltransferase family 4 protein gives MKILYVTPVIPTQTDGRRPYNFLKYISQRHETHLICMKLKNQSQADIDHLASMGVTVKYVHPIQPLNSVLQCALGLFLRRPLRASWCCSNHFRRVIRQAAKEEQYDVVHFDRLRMGQYMNEAHAPAMLDFTDSLPLYLKRSFRFRRSIKERLIDAWELFSIPNYERKLVRESSAALVCSSIDAEVFRQNTPGISIDVIANGVDSEQFQPRRHASDHNARCIITGTLFYFPNIDSVRFYWEDILPEVRRRFPWMETILVGTRPQDEICKLDGQQGILLVANAPQMEEQLFADDIYLCPLRVAAGVRNKLLEAMAAGMPIITTKLGAEGINVEHDKHVLFADTPNEFVDCIQRLQESPALQKSLGQAARNYVIQNHNYTSLGQKLEERYQCLRSERHGSHV, from the coding sequence ATGAAAATACTCTATGTCACGCCGGTGATCCCCACTCAAACCGATGGTCGGCGGCCCTATAATTTTTTGAAATACATCAGCCAGCGACATGAAACCCATCTCATCTGCATGAAGTTGAAAAACCAATCTCAAGCCGACATCGACCACCTCGCCTCGATGGGAGTCACGGTAAAATACGTTCACCCCATTCAACCGCTGAATTCAGTTCTGCAATGCGCACTTGGGCTGTTTCTTCGCCGACCGTTGCGCGCATCCTGGTGTTGCTCGAATCACTTTCGTCGCGTCATTCGTCAAGCGGCAAAAGAAGAACAATACGATGTCGTTCATTTTGATCGCTTGCGGATGGGGCAATACATGAACGAAGCCCATGCCCCTGCGATGTTAGACTTTACTGATTCATTGCCTCTATATCTCAAACGCTCCTTTCGTTTCAGACGATCAATCAAAGAACGATTGATTGATGCCTGGGAACTGTTTTCGATCCCAAACTATGAACGAAAATTGGTACGCGAATCTTCCGCCGCTTTGGTTTGCTCATCCATCGACGCCGAAGTATTTCGACAGAACACCCCGGGAATTTCCATCGACGTCATCGCCAACGGCGTAGACTCCGAACAGTTTCAACCACGCCGCCACGCAAGCGATCACAATGCCCGCTGCATTATAACCGGGACGCTATTCTATTTTCCTAACATTGATTCCGTCCGCTTTTATTGGGAAGACATTCTCCCCGAAGTAAGGCGGCGCTTCCCTTGGATGGAAACCATATTGGTTGGGACGCGCCCGCAAGATGAAATCTGCAAACTTGACGGTCAACAGGGAATCCTCTTGGTCGCAAACGCGCCGCAGATGGAAGAACAACTATTCGCCGACGATATTTATCTATGCCCGTTGCGGGTGGCGGCGGGCGTACGCAATAAGCTGTTAGAGGCAATGGCGGCGGGAATGCCCATAATAACAACCAAACTTGGCGCAGAGGGAATTAATGTAGAACACGACAAACATGTATTGTTCGCCGATACGCCTAATGAATTTGTCGACTGTATTCAACGGCTGCAAGAGTCGCCCGCTTTACAAAAAAGTCTTGGGCAAGCGGCCCGGAATTATGTTATACAAAATCACAATTACACATCATTGGGCCAAAAACTGGAAGAACGCTACCAATGCTTACGGAGCGAACGTCACGGTAGCCATGTGTAA
- a CDS encoding radical SAM protein, whose amino-acid sequence MNAWKKAYLAVPPTGKYIREDRCQTPLDELHTVALRPPIDLLYVAGALEKAGVECLVQDYPAKDLNWDSFRRNLQEFQPDALILSITTPTLADDVKAAAIAKEINPNIITICKGAHFKHLDHEAMKLYPQIDIVVRGEYEETLGDLSSGKPWHEVAGITHRTTEGPVRNAERAFIQDIDDISFPARHLIDNSIYIRPDTEELQTTIVTSRGCPFSCIYCLAPKVSGNKVRTRSPQNVLAEIKECVEKHGIRNFLFRSDLFTAKKTWVKELCQAIQAEKLDIKWSCNSRIDTLEEDMLVEMRKSGCWLIAFGVEHGDPEMLELMRKQLDYDKIEPAIQLCKKVGIKTSVYFLIGLPWESRSTFEKTKAFARQLDPDFVEFFYTYPFYGTEFYEIAVKEGLLEEGTLPHAAYNSPAIATKHLTLDELKPLRKEALRSFYLRPGYIFRTLTSNPSPTVFKNYMIYGLRQLKDLVA is encoded by the coding sequence ATGAACGCCTGGAAAAAAGCCTATTTAGCCGTCCCTCCGACGGGAAAATATATTCGCGAAGACCGCTGTCAGACGCCGCTGGACGAGCTGCACACGGTCGCGTTGCGGCCTCCAATTGACTTACTATACGTCGCTGGTGCACTCGAAAAAGCCGGGGTGGAATGCCTCGTTCAGGATTACCCGGCTAAAGACCTGAACTGGGATTCTTTTCGACGCAATCTACAAGAATTTCAACCCGATGCGCTAATCTTATCAATTACGACCCCCACTCTGGCGGATGACGTGAAAGCCGCCGCCATTGCCAAAGAGATCAACCCAAACATCATCACGATTTGCAAAGGCGCCCACTTCAAACATCTCGATCACGAAGCGATGAAGTTGTATCCGCAAATTGACATCGTTGTGCGCGGTGAATATGAAGAAACTCTGGGCGATTTGTCAAGCGGAAAACCTTGGCATGAAGTGGCTGGAATTACTCACAGAACAACGGAAGGCCCCGTACGAAACGCCGAACGGGCATTTATTCAAGATATTGATGATATTTCATTTCCAGCGCGTCACTTAATAGACAACTCGATCTATATCCGCCCCGATACCGAAGAACTTCAAACTACCATCGTCACCAGCCGCGGTTGCCCGTTTTCCTGTATCTACTGCTTGGCGCCAAAGGTATCCGGCAACAAAGTGCGAACGCGCTCGCCCCAAAATGTGCTAGCGGAAATCAAAGAATGCGTCGAGAAACACGGCATTCGCAATTTTCTGTTCCGTTCCGATTTATTCACCGCTAAAAAAACCTGGGTCAAAGAACTCTGCCAGGCCATTCAAGCAGAAAAACTTGACATCAAATGGTCATGCAATAGCCGCATCGACACCCTCGAAGAAGACATGCTGGTCGAGATGCGTAAGTCTGGCTGCTGGCTGATCGCCTTCGGCGTCGAACACGGCGACCCGGAAATGCTCGAATTGATGCGTAAGCAACTCGATTACGACAAAATCGAACCGGCGATCCAACTTTGTAAAAAAGTCGGCATTAAAACCAGCGTTTATTTCTTAATTGGCTTGCCTTGGGAAAGCCGCTCAACCTTCGAAAAAACCAAAGCGTTTGCCCGCCAACTCGATCCTGATTTCGTTGAATTTTTCTATACTTATCCATTCTACGGGACCGAATTTTACGAAATCGCGGTCAAAGAAGGTTTGCTGGAAGAAGGAACCTTGCCTCACGCCGCCTATAACAGCCCGGCGATTGCAACCAAGCACCTGACTCTGGACGAACTCAAGCCGCTACGCAAAGAAGCGTTGCGTTCTTTCTATCTGCGTCCCGGCTATATTTTCCGAACCCTGACTAGCAATCCATCGCCGACCGTGTTCAAAAATTACATGATCTACGGCTTGCGCCAGTTAAAAGATTTAGTGGCGTAA
- a CDS encoding glycosyltransferase family 2 protein, which yields MNDQVVPYPNLTIVAPCYNCGEAVVGVIESCRKFTSNILVVNDGSVDETLKYIQSSGVDSIGWEANQGKGAALKAGFAYWLERPGWDCLITLDSDGQHDPADIPRMMQCRDASGADFVVGRRRFDSESTPMVRRLANKTSSTLIRQLTGCPLHDIQSGFRLFNRPLLEAMLPHIQSSEYAIETEMALWATRNQSQFAECDIECIYTPEATTRSAWRPFLDSYRIAKVTCRHLFKQK from the coding sequence ATGAATGATCAGGTTGTTCCATATCCAAATTTGACCATCGTGGCGCCATGCTATAACTGCGGCGAAGCCGTGGTCGGCGTGATTGAGAGCTGCCGCAAATTCACATCAAATATACTCGTCGTGAATGACGGCAGCGTAGACGAAACCCTCAAGTATATTCAATCCAGCGGCGTCGATTCAATCGGCTGGGAAGCCAACCAGGGCAAGGGCGCCGCTTTGAAAGCGGGGTTCGCCTATTGGCTTGAACGCCCGGGCTGGGATTGTCTGATAACGCTCGATAGCGACGGCCAGCACGACCCGGCGGACATTCCCCGCATGATGCAATGCCGCGATGCCAGCGGGGCGGATTTCGTTGTCGGGAGAAGACGGTTTGATTCGGAAAGCACCCCGATGGTTCGCCGCTTAGCGAATAAAACCAGTTCAACGTTGATCCGTCAGCTGACGGGATGCCCGCTCCATGATATTCAAAGCGGCTTTCGGTTATTCAACCGCCCGCTTCTCGAAGCCATGCTGCCGCATATTCAGAGCAGCGAATACGCCATTGAAACCGAGATGGCGCTGTGGGCGACGCGCAACCAAAGTCAATTCGCCGAATGCGACATTGAGTGCATCTATACGCCGGAGGCGACGACGCGCTCCGCCTGGAGACCATTCTTGGATTCGTATCGAATTGCAAAAGTTACATGTAGGCATCTATTTAAACAGAAATGA
- a CDS encoding glycosyltransferase family 2 protein, with amino-acid sequence MNEADCVQETKPPKLSIIIPIYNEEESLPEVLKRVRSIDWSNKEIILVNDCSTDRTEAILEPEKNQPNTIVLKHETNMGKGAAIRSGLRYFTGDIVIIQDADLEYEPGEIINVVQPIADGKTQVCFGSRFMGTVKGMRVANRVANWLLARMVSILFGQRITDEATAYKAFHRNAIERISLECRGFEFCPEVTSKMMKLGVPILEVPVTFKARTVAEGKKIGWPDFVVAVWTILKVRLFWSVKKANPPIIDRRQAL; translated from the coding sequence ATGAACGAGGCCGATTGCGTGCAAGAGACAAAGCCGCCCAAATTGTCGATTATCATTCCCATTTATAATGAGGAAGAGTCGCTTCCCGAAGTATTGAAGCGGGTGCGTTCGATTGATTGGTCTAATAAGGAAATCATCCTGGTAAACGACTGCTCCACAGACCGCACCGAAGCCATTCTGGAACCGGAAAAAAACCAGCCGAACACGATTGTTTTAAAACACGAAACCAACATGGGCAAAGGCGCCGCCATTCGCAGCGGGCTTCGCTACTTCACCGGCGACATCGTCATCATTCAAGATGCGGATTTAGAGTATGAACCGGGCGAGATCATCAACGTCGTCCAACCCATCGCCGATGGTAAAACCCAAGTCTGTTTTGGGTCCCGTTTTATGGGAACAGTCAAAGGGATGCGGGTAGCGAACCGGGTGGCGAACTGGCTGCTTGCCCGGATGGTCTCGATACTTTTTGGTCAACGCATCACCGACGAAGCGACGGCGTACAAAGCGTTTCACCGAAACGCCATCGAACGCATTTCGCTTGAATGCCGGGGCTTTGAATTTTGCCCGGAAGTGACCAGCAAGATGATGAAACTGGGCGTTCCCATCCTCGAAGTGCCCGTCACCTTCAAAGCGCGCACCGTGGCGGAAGGCAAAAAAATTGGCTGGCCCGACTTTGTGGTCGCGGTCTGGACCATTCTGAAAGTGCGTCTCTTTTGGAGCGTGAAAAAAGCCAATCCGCCTATCATTGACCGAAGGCAGGCGCTATGA
- a CDS encoding FAD-dependent oxidoreductase encodes MSRRTVILGAGIAGLATAWKLLQLRPDEDVVIIERENVIGGLAKSIDWNGYRLDLGPHRFHTEIPEIKEFVRAFCEEKMVKVKRSSRMWINGRYIPYPIKALPTFQALGPLNSILFGLSALSVFFHSGAEAKSYQEYVSRYYGARLYEAIFAPFARKVWGIDPSQIAADTARVRLRGESIWHSLLDGFFSKQETYVAQFLYPQNGIGEIAEKFAAEITQRGGKFYLNQDVLRLNQNENGVSEVITSSPDGELSHACDVVVSTVPLPNLVDLIDADENVITAAQALKFRAIVLLYLMYGETLPIEDTWLYYPEEHVRFTRASVPDNFNPHKTYENKTCICVEFTCEYNDETWNAAPELLSNHASEVLYASGLTPREPTEIKTVHIKEGYPVYQTEYEDNLHTVLNAVAEQKNILTTGRQGLFRHNNIDQSIQMGLLAAEQLVGESINLDSWYQKTDQFKDYRIVD; translated from the coding sequence ATGAGCCGACGCACCGTAATCTTAGGGGCGGGAATCGCCGGACTCGCAACCGCCTGGAAACTCTTGCAACTGCGCCCGGATGAAGACGTGGTCATCATTGAACGCGAAAACGTCATTGGCGGGCTGGCGAAAAGCATCGACTGGAACGGCTACCGGCTCGACCTCGGCCCCCACCGCTTTCATACCGAAATCCCTGAGATCAAAGAATTCGTCCGCGCATTTTGTGAAGAGAAAATGGTAAAGGTCAAGCGTTCCAGCCGCATGTGGATCAATGGGCGCTACATCCCCTATCCCATCAAGGCGCTGCCGACCTTCCAAGCGTTAGGGCCGCTGAATTCCATCCTGTTTGGCCTCTCAGCGTTAAGCGTATTCTTTCATAGCGGCGCCGAGGCAAAATCCTATCAGGAGTATGTTTCACGTTATTACGGCGCACGGCTATACGAAGCCATCTTCGCCCCGTTTGCGCGTAAAGTGTGGGGAATCGACCCCAGCCAAATTGCCGCAGACACCGCGCGCGTCCGCCTGCGCGGCGAATCGATCTGGCATTCGTTGCTGGACGGGTTCTTCTCCAAACAGGAAACTTATGTCGCGCAGTTTCTCTATCCGCAAAACGGCATCGGCGAAATCGCTGAAAAGTTCGCTGCAGAAATCACCCAGCGCGGCGGAAAGTTTTATTTAAATCAAGATGTCTTACGGCTAAATCAAAATGAAAACGGCGTATCCGAAGTCATTACATCCAGCCCGGACGGTGAATTAAGCCACGCTTGTGATGTGGTCGTTTCTACGGTCCCGCTGCCAAACCTCGTCGATTTGATTGACGCAGATGAAAATGTAATTACCGCCGCCCAAGCGCTGAAATTCCGAGCGATTGTTTTGCTATACTTGATGTACGGCGAGACATTACCCATTGAAGATACCTGGCTCTATTACCCCGAAGAGCATGTACGGTTTACACGAGCTAGCGTCCCGGATAATTTTAATCCACATAAAACGTATGAGAACAAAACTTGTATCTGCGTTGAATTTACCTGTGAATACAATGACGAAACCTGGAACGCCGCGCCAGAACTCTTATCCAATCACGCATCTGAGGTGTTATACGCCAGCGGTCTGACTCCGCGTGAGCCAACGGAAATCAAGACAGTCCACATTAAAGAGGGATACCCTGTTTATCAAACAGAATACGAAGATAATCTTCATACTGTCCTGAACGCCGTCGCAGAACAGAAGAATATTTTGACAACGGGAAGACAGGGATTGTTCCGCCATAACAATATTGACCAGTCTATTCAGATGGGGTTGTTGGCGGCGGAACAACTCGTAGGTGAATCAATCAACCTCGATAGTTGGTATCAAAAAACTGACCAGTTTAAGGATTATCGGATCGTGGATTAA